In Acidobacteriota bacterium, the DNA window AGGCCCGGCGCATTGAATCTGAGAAAGACGCCCAAGCCGCCAAGGCGCAGCTCGAGCTGGACCAGGCCAATAAAACCATCGAGTCACTGCGGCGCCAATCTGAGACCGCAGAGCAATATCTGATGGAGGTCCTGACGCAGCCTGCTCAGTCCGAACAGGCCGCAGAAATCCAGGCCAAGGCCGCCGAAACCGTCCACCTGCTGAACCAGGAGAACGAGTGGCTGCGTGGGGTGGTTCAAAAACAGGCCAAGGTGATCCTCAAGCAGGAGTTGGTCATCGCCGAGTTCAAGAGTGAGATCGCCCAGTACGAGCGCAACCTGATCCTGTGGAAAGAGCGGTACGAGAAAGCCGAGCGGCATATCGGCCGCTTCGGCAATCGCAAGACCAAGATAGCCGTCGCGATCGCGGGCGCCGCAGCAGGCGTGTACGTGGGCATGAAGGTGTTTTGAGGAGCGCGCGTGGCAAACGGAATTCCCAAACGCAGCCTGGTCCGGAAAATCGCCAGGACCGAGCGGGCTTTCAGCCCGGCTGAGATCGTGGCCGCCCTGAGAGCGGCAGGTTCCCGCTTGAGTCCCACCTTTCTGGACCGCAAATACTATGGGGTTCCCGAGGACGTCTGGACAGACATCTTGCAGTACACCGGGGTCGATGCCGGCCAGTACCGCAGTGAGCGGTACGACTGCGATGACTTCTCCAAGGCGTTCGCCGCAGCCTGCGGCCGCAAGCTTGGGCTGAACGGGGTGGGGATCGTCGTGGACATGTCCGCCGGCCACGCCTACAACGTGATCCTGGTGAACGACGGGGGCGGCTGCAAGGTGGCGTTTGTGGAGCCGCAGAACGACCGGCTCATATTTGCCCCCCGGCCCGGATACAGTCAGACCAGCGGTTTCATCTGGTTCTAAATATATGAACCCAGTCTATCTCCAGATCGCCTCGGACGTGATCCTTTTCCTGATCAGTGCGGGCGTTGGCATCTACCTCTTCGTGACCCGGAAGTCGCAGGTCAACTCCGACCGGATCGACGCCCTGGAGGACGAGTTCTGCAAGCGGTTGGACCAACTATCCCAGCAGGCTGCCAAGGAAGACAAAGACCTGCAAGAGCAGGTCGGCGGCCTATCCGAGCGGTTATCCCAGGTGGAAGGCAACCGGCCGACCCTGGAGAAGCTCAGCAAGAGTGTGGGCCAAGTCCACAACCGCATCGACGAGACCAAGGGCATGGTCTCCCGCCTGGAGGGAGAGTTCCGGGCCTCGAACCGGACGCTCGGCCTGATTCACGAATACCTCCTCAATAAGGGGAAGGGCTAGCCATGAGCAGCTTCCGAAAGTTCGAAACCGAGCACCTGCGCCTGGCGGTGCTTCAGATCCTGGCCGAAGACTCCGACTACGCCCACAACGAGCTGGTTCTGTCTTCCGCTCTGGGGCAGCTGGGCCACGGCGTCAGCTCGGACCAGCTCCGGACCGAGCTGGCCTGGCTGGCCGAGCAGGGGCTGCTCGCCGTTCAGGAGGTGCGCGACGTCCAGGTGGTTCGGCTGAACTTGCGCGGCGCGGACGTGGCCCGTGGAGTGGCGCAGGTTCCAGGAATCGCTCGACCCCGCCCGAAAGGGTGACCGTGTCCCGACCCAGCACCATCGACCGGCTCCCCCCGGAAGTGCGCGACGCGCTGAATGGGTGGCTGCGCGACCCGGGCATCACCCAAACCGAGGCCACCGAGCGCGTCAACCTCTTGCTCGACGAGTTTGGGGCACCCCCAATCAGCCGCCACGCGGTCAACCGCTACGATCTCAGGATGCGGTCGGTGGGGCAGAAGCTGAGGGAAAGCCGCCAGGTTGCGGAGGTCTGGATCGCCAAGCTGGGGTCCGAGCCGGGCGGCCGCCTGGGCCATCTGGTCACCGAGCTGATCCGCAGTCTGGCCTTCGACCTGTCGCTCAAGCTCCAGGAGGGCGAGCTCACCGAGGAGTCCCTGCCAGGGGTTGTCAGCTTGGTCAACAAGCTCGCCCTGACAGCCCAGCGGGTCGAGCGGGCCTCTGACATCAGCCAGAACCGCGAGGCCAAGATCCGCCAGTCCGAGCGGGAAAAGGCCGCCGATATCGCCACCAGATCACTCTCCAGGCAGAAGGGCCTCTCCCCGGACACCATCGAAACCATCAAGCGCGACATCCTGGGGATCTCTTGATGACCGGGACCAGGGGCGTCCTGCTCCCCTACCAAAGCCGCTGGATCGCGGACAAGTCCGAGGTCAAGATCGCCGAAAAAAGCCGGCGGACGGGCCTGACCTGGGCCGAGGCGGCTGACGCGGTACTTGAAGCCGGAGCGGCCAATGGAGGCAGGAATCACAGCTATCTCGGGGCTGGGAAGGATATGGCCCAGGAGTTCATTGAGGCGGCCGCCATGTGGGCCAGGAAGTTCGACCAGGCTGCCGGCGAGATCGAGGAGGAACTGTTGGAGGATGAAGGCCGGGACATCCTCACTTTCGTGATCCGCTTTTCCAGCGGCCACAAGATCCAGGCCCTCAGCTCCCGGCCGGCCGGTCTGCGCGGCCGCAAGGGCAATGTGACGATTGACGAGGCGGCCTTCCACGATCGGTTGCCGGAGGTCCTCAAGGCCGCCCTGGCCCTGACCATGTGGGGCGGCAAGGTCCGGCTGATCTCGACCCACAACGGGGTCGGCAACCCCTTCAATGAGCTGATCGAAGACTGCCGGGCCGGCAGGAAACGCTACTCGATACACCGAGTCACGCTGGACGATGCCTGCAGCCAGGGGCTGTATCGCCGAATCTGCGGGGTGAACGGGGCCGAATGGAGCCCTCAGGCCGAAGAGCAGTGGAAGGAGAACCTGCTCTCCGACACCGCCACCCGCGAGGATGCCTTCGAGGAGTACTACTGCATCCCGAAGCAATCCGGCGGGGCCTATCTGTCCCGCGCCCTGATCGAGGCTTGCATGACAGAGGCCCCCGTCCTGCGGTTCGAGGGCCCGCCCGAGTTCGATCTCTGGTCCGAATTCCAGCGCCAGCAGGAGGTGTCCGACTGGTGCGAGGAGTACCTGGACCCCGTTCTCGAAACGCTTGACCCGGAGGAGCCCCACTGCTTCGGAGAGGACTTTGGACGGGTGGCCGATCTCACCGTCCTGGCCCCCATTGCCATCGGCCACAAGCTGGTCCACCGAGTCCCGTTTATGGTCGAACTCCGCAACGTCCCCTATAAGCAGCAGGAGCAGATCCTCTACTACGTGGTCGACCGGCTGCCGCGATTCCGGTCCGGGGCCCTCGATGCCCGGGGAAATGGTGGCTACCTGGCCGAGCAGGCCGCCTACCGCTACGGCCGCACCCGGATTGAGCCGGTTCAGGTCACCCAGGCCTGGTATCTGGAGAATATGCCCCCATTCAAGGCCAAGATCGAGGACAAGGAGATGGAGATCCCCCGGGACCGGGACCTGCTGGACGATCTCAGGGCACTCCAGGTTATCAAGGGCATCCCGAAACTGCCGGAGGTCAAGACCGGCGAGGGCAGAAACCGCCACGGCGACGGCGCCATCGCCTTGGCCATGGCCGACTACGCCGCCCGGCACAGCCCAGCGGTTTATGACTTCCACCGCGTCCCCAAGCTTGGCAGCCGGTCTTGGAGGGGGGACCGCCGCTTCCGTGACGCGGACAGGACCCGGCTGGTGCGGACAACGGGCGGCTTTCACAGAGGGTCACTATGAACGACAAACCGGGCACCCTCTACGGACCAGACGGTCGCCCCATCCAACTCCGCAGCCTGACCCGGGAGCGCGCCCGTCCCTCGTGGACCGGGCTGCGGCGGGTTTGGCAGCATGAGACCGTTGCCTCCGGTCTGACCCCCGAGCGGCTGGCGGCGGTACTGAGGGATGCCGACGAGGGCAACCCCCGCGACTTCCTGACCCTGGCCGAGGAGATGGAGGAGCGGGACCTGCACTACAGCTCCGTCCTGGCCACCCGCAA includes these proteins:
- a CDS encoding lectin MOA-related protein codes for the protein MANGIPKRSLVRKIARTERAFSPAEIVAALRAAGSRLSPTFLDRKYYGVPEDVWTDILQYTGVDAGQYRSERYDCDDFSKAFAAACGRKLGLNGVGIVVDMSAGHAYNVILVNDGGGCKVAFVEPQNDRLIFAPRPGYSQTSGFIWF
- a CDS encoding DUF3486 family protein, with amino-acid sequence MSRPSTIDRLPPEVRDALNGWLRDPGITQTEATERVNLLLDEFGAPPISRHAVNRYDLRMRSVGQKLRESRQVAEVWIAKLGSEPGGRLGHLVTELIRSLAFDLSLKLQEGELTEESLPGVVSLVNKLALTAQRVERASDISQNREAKIRQSEREKAADIATRSLSRQKGLSPDTIETIKRDILGIS